From the genome of Glycine max cultivar Williams 82 chromosome 2, Glycine_max_v4.0, whole genome shotgun sequence, one region includes:
- the LOC100777196 gene encoding 60S ribosomal protein L10, translated as MGRRPARCYRQIKNKPYPKSRFCRGVPDPKIRIYDVGMKKKGVDEFPFCVHLVSWEKENVSSEALEAARIACNKYMAKFAGKDAFHLRVRVHPFHVLRINKMLSCAGADRLQTGMRGAFGKPQGTCARVAIGQVLLSVRCKDSNSHHAQEALRRAKFKFPGRQKIIVSRKWGFTKFSRSDYLKFKSENRIVPDGVNAKLLGCHGPLANREPGRAFLDTATGS; from the exons ATGGGGCGAA GACCCGCGAGGTGTTATAGGCAAATTAAGAACAAACCATACCCCAAGTCACGGTTTTGCCGTGGTGTTCCTGATCCCAAGATCAGGATTTACGATGTTGGTATGAAGAAGAAGGGTGTTGATGAATTTCCTTTCTGTGTCCATCTGGTTAGTTGGGAGAAGGAAAACGTTTCTAGTGAGGCCCTGGAAGCTGCTCGTATTGCTTGCAACAAGTACATGGCCAAATTTGCTGGAAAGGATGCTTTCCACTTGAGAGTCAGGGTGCACCCATTCCATGTTCTTAGGATCAACAAGATGCTTTCGTGTGCCGGAGCTGATAGGCTCCAAACTGGAATGAGAGGTGCTTTTGGAAAGCCACAGGGTACTTGTGCTAGAGTGGCTATTGGACAGGTCCTTCTTTCTGTCCGCTGCAAGGACAGCAACAGCCATCATGCCCAGGAGGCCCTTCGCCGTGCCAAGTTCAAGTTCCCTGGTCGTCAAAAGATTATTGTTAGCAGGAAATG GGGCTTCACCAAGTTTAGCCGTTCTGATTATCTCAAGTTCAAGTCAGAGAATAGAATTGTGCCCGATGGTGTGAATGCTAAG CTTCTTGGTTGCCATGGACCATTGGCCAACCGTGAACCCGGAAGGGCCTTTTTGGATACTGCTACTGGTTCTTAG
- the LOC102667146 gene encoding uncharacterized protein, translating to MALNTGSFVTVLPILDGKNWERWCIQMKEILGYQDVMDIVEEGYPSLPERATEAQKAIHKENKKRDCRAMCLLPQCVDIPYFEKIARAATSKEAWDILEKGNAGANQLKKVRLQTMRRQYELMQMEDTEKIADFFNRIIKLTNSMKLCGETITESTIVEKISRTLTLRFDHIVVAIEESGKIESLRIEELQGSLEAHEQRLNERTTERHTDQALQAQTHRRRGSNGRSYNKTRGRGRDPRSNARKAPHQQEPEKHDSEQPESSNGRGGYRQYRGGKKRFDRKRLKCFNCGKIGHFFAEC from the coding sequence ATGGCTCTTAACACCGGAAGCTTTGTCACCGTCCTCCCCATCCTTGATGGCAAGAATTGGGAAAGATGGTGCATCCAAATGAAGGAGATCCTCGGCTATCAAGATGTCATGGACATCGTGGAAGAAGGCTACCCAAGCCTTCCTGAAAGGGCCACGGAGGCGCAAAAAGCTATCCACAAGGAGAATAAGAAGAGAGACTGCAGGGCAATGTGTCTTCTTCCCCAGTGTGTGGATATTCCCTATTTTGAGAAGATTGCAAGAGCTGCAACTTCCAAAGAAGCATGGGACATTCTGGAAAAGGGAAATGCCGGTGCAAATCAATTGAAGAAAGTAAGGTTGCAAACCATGAGGCGTCAGTACGAGCTAATGCAAATGGAGGATACAGAAAAGATTGCAGATTTCTTCAATCGGATTATCAAGCTGACGAATTCGATGAAATTGTGTGGCGAAACAATCACAGAATCCACgattgttgaaaaaatatcGCGAACTCTAACCCTAAGATTCGATCATATCGTTGTAGCGATAGAGGAATCCGGAAAGATAGAGTCTTTGAGGATCGAAGAACTTCAAGGATCCCTTGAAGCCCATGAGCAACGGCTCAATGAAAGAACCACTGAGAGGCACACAGATCAAGCATTGCAAGCACAAACTCACAGAAGAAGAGGAAGCAATGGTAGAAGCTACAACAAAACACGAGGTAGGGGTAGAGATCCAAGATCAAATGCTAGAAAGGCTCCTCATCAGCAAGAACCTGAAAAACATGACTCAGAACAACCTGAATCATCCAATGGTAGAGGAGGGTATAGGCAGTATAGAGGAGGAAAGAAAAGATTTGATAGAAAGAGGCTTAAATGCTTCAATTGTGGTAAAATTGGGCATTTCTTTGCAGAATGCTAG